One Cynocephalus volans isolate mCynVol1 chromosome 5, mCynVol1.pri, whole genome shotgun sequence DNA window includes the following coding sequences:
- the MAS1 gene encoding proto-oncogene Mas, whose protein sequence is MDESNVTSFTVEGPANASSSGNTSVGQSRPQIPVVHWVILSISPVGFVENGILLWFLCFRMRRNPFTVYITHLSVADISLLFCIFILSIDYALEYELSSGHYYTIVTLSVTFLFGYNTGLYLLTAISVERCLSVLYPIWYRCHRPKHQSAFVCALLWALSCLVTTMEYVMCIDSGEDSHSRSDCRAVIIFIAILSFLVFTPLMVGSSTILVVKIRKNTWGPHSSKLYLVITFTIIIFLLFAMPMRLLYLLYSEHWSTFGNLHHISLLFSTINSSANPFIYFFVGSSKKKRFKESLKVVLTRAFKDDMQGRRQEDSANTVTVETVV, encoded by the coding sequence ATGGATGAGTCAAACGTGACATCGTTTACTGTCGAGGGTCCCGCAAACGCCTCAAGCAGTGGGAACACCTCGGTGGGACAGTCACGCCCACAAATTCCAGTCGTGCACTGGGTCATTCTCAGCATTTCCCCAGTGGGTTTTGTTGAAAATGGAATTCTCCTCTGGTTCCTCTGTTTCCGGATGAGAAGAAATCCCTTCACTGTCTACATCACCCACTTGTCTGTCGCAGACATCTCATtactcttttgtatttttattctgtcTATTGACTATGCTTTAGAGTATGAGCTTTCTTCTGGCCATTACTACACAATTGTCACATTGTCGGTGACTTTTCTGTTTGGCTACAACACGGGCCTCTATCTGCTGACCGCCATCAGTGTGGAGAGGTGCCTGTCCGTCCTCTACCCCATCTGGTACCGATGCCACCGCCCCAAGCACCAGTCAGCATTTGTCTGTGCTCTCCTGTGGGCTCTTTCTTGCTTAGTGACCACCATGGAGTATGTCATGTGCATCGACAGTGGGGAAGACAGTCACTCTCGGAGTGACTGCAGGGCAGTCATCATCTTCATAGCCATTCTGAGTTTCCTGGTCTTCACTCCGCTCATGGTGGGATCCAGCACCATCTTGGTAGTGAAGATCCGCAAGAACACGTGGGGTCCCCACTCTTCCAAGCTGTACCTGGTCATCACGTTCACCATCATCATATTCCTCCTCTTTGCCATGCCCATGAGACTCCTCTACCTGCTGTACTCTGAGCACTGGTCCACCTTTGGGAACCTCCACCacatttctctcctcttctccacaATCAACAGTAGTGCCAACCCTTTCATTTACTTCTTCGTGGGCAGCAGCAAGAAGAAGCGGTTCAAGGAGTCCTTGAAAGTGGTTCTGACCAGGGCTTTCAAGGATGACATGCAAGGTAGACGCCAGGAAGACAGTGCTAATACTGTCACAGTTGAGACTGTCGTCTGA